From Actinopolyspora lacussalsi, a single genomic window includes:
- a CDS encoding acetyl-CoA C-acetyltransferase (product_source=KO:K00626; cath_funfam=3.40.47.10; cog=COG0183; ko=KO:K00626; pfam=PF00108,PF02803; superfamily=53901; tigrfam=TIGR01930), translated as MTEAVIVATARSPIGRAGKGSLLDMRPDDLSAQIVRAALDKVPELDPGEIDDLMLGCGLPGGEQGYNMGRVVATLLGHDHLPGTTITRYCSSSLQTTRMAMHAIKAGEGDVFISAGVEAVSRFAKGNSDSLPDTANPVFDRAQQRTQHAAENGAAEWVDPREFGELPDVYIPMGQTAENLALAKGIGRDEMDEFGVRSQNLAEKATANGFWSREITPVTTPSGAVVDTDDSPRAGVTKDAVSGLKPVFRPDGRITAGNACPLNDGAAALVIMSDRKAEQLGLTPLARIVSTGVTALSPEIMGLGPVEASRQALGRAGMGIGDMDLVEINEAFAAQVIPSYQELGIPLDKLNVNGGAIAVGHPFGMTGARITTTLLNSLRYHDKQFGLETMCVGGGQGMAMVLERLS; from the coding sequence ATGACCGAAGCAGTCATCGTCGCGACCGCCCGCTCCCCCATCGGGCGCGCGGGCAAGGGATCACTACTGGACATGCGCCCGGACGATCTCTCGGCACAGATCGTGCGGGCCGCGCTGGACAAGGTCCCCGAACTCGATCCCGGCGAGATCGACGACCTGATGCTCGGCTGCGGACTGCCCGGCGGCGAGCAGGGCTACAACATGGGGCGCGTGGTCGCCACGCTGCTCGGCCACGACCACCTGCCCGGCACGACGATCACCCGCTACTGCTCGTCCAGCCTGCAGACGACCCGAATGGCCATGCACGCCATCAAGGCCGGCGAGGGTGACGTGTTCATCAGCGCGGGCGTGGAGGCGGTTTCCCGCTTCGCGAAGGGGAACTCGGATTCGCTGCCGGACACCGCCAACCCGGTGTTCGACCGGGCGCAGCAGCGCACCCAGCATGCCGCCGAGAACGGCGCCGCCGAGTGGGTGGACCCACGGGAGTTCGGCGAACTCCCCGACGTCTACATCCCGATGGGTCAGACGGCGGAGAACCTGGCGCTGGCCAAGGGCATCGGCAGGGACGAGATGGACGAGTTCGGGGTGCGTTCGCAGAACCTCGCGGAGAAGGCCACCGCGAACGGGTTCTGGTCCCGGGAGATCACTCCGGTCACCACGCCCTCCGGAGCGGTCGTGGACACCGACGACAGTCCGCGTGCCGGGGTGACCAAGGACGCGGTGTCGGGCCTCAAGCCGGTCTTCCGTCCCGACGGGCGGATCACGGCGGGCAACGCCTGCCCGCTCAACGACGGCGCGGCCGCGCTGGTGATCATGAGTGACCGCAAGGCGGAACAGCTCGGCCTGACCCCGCTGGCAAGGATCGTGTCCACCGGTGTGACGGCGCTCTCCCCGGAGATCATGGGGCTGGGCCCGGTGGAGGCATCCCGGCAGGCGCTCGGCCGGGCGGGCATGGGCATCGGCGACATGGACCTGGTCGAGATCAACGAGGCGTTCGCCGCCCAGGTGATCCCGTCCTACCAGGAGCTGGGAATCCCGTTGGACAAGCTCAACGTCAACGGTGGTGCCATCGCCGTGGGCCACCCGTTCGGCATGACCGGCGCGCGGATCACGACCACGCTGCTGAACTCGCTGCGGTACCACGACAAGCAGTTCGGGCTGGAAACGATGTGTGTCGGCGGTGGTCAGGGAATGGCCATGGTGCTGGAACGGCTCAGCTGA
- a CDS encoding lysophospholipase L1-like esterase (product_source=COG2755; cath_funfam=3.40.50.1110; cog=COG2755; pfam=PF13472; superfamily=52266) — protein MIAARLLRLAAVGTASVGGLSGAAYGLLNEQSRYARRVIGPPGNGPLNADGTYCPEHFGGGAGAAIPPLEFAVLGDSSAAGLGVEVATELPGVRLASGLSEELELPVLLRTHAVVGSTTRGLEAQIDAVLRRPPRLALVLIGANDVTTRIPVSASTGLLEQGVARLTEEGVAVVVGTCPDLGVVRPIPQPLRSVVRRRSLTLATEQRRAVERSGGHAVPLADLLSPEFLTRPVELFGPDRFHPSAAGYEMAAELLLPTLCDAIGAWAGVPVPKAPARSAAVEARRPTRRFVARLNLRWGHRAEN, from the coding sequence ATGATCGCTGCGCGACTGCTGCGGTTGGCCGCCGTCGGCACCGCTTCCGTGGGCGGACTGTCCGGCGCGGCATACGGCCTGCTCAACGAACAGTCGAGATACGCCAGGCGGGTCATCGGCCCGCCCGGCAACGGCCCCCTGAACGCGGACGGCACGTACTGTCCCGAACATTTCGGTGGCGGAGCGGGGGCCGCGATACCGCCGCTGGAGTTCGCCGTGCTGGGTGATTCCTCGGCCGCCGGGCTCGGTGTCGAGGTGGCGACGGAGCTGCCCGGGGTACGGCTGGCGAGCGGGCTGTCCGAGGAACTGGAACTCCCGGTGCTGTTGCGCACGCACGCGGTCGTGGGCTCGACCACGAGGGGGTTGGAAGCGCAGATCGACGCGGTGCTCCGGCGACCGCCCCGGTTGGCGCTGGTGCTGATCGGCGCCAACGACGTGACCACCCGCATACCGGTGAGCGCGAGCACGGGACTGCTGGAGCAGGGGGTGGCCCGGTTGACCGAGGAGGGGGTGGCGGTGGTCGTGGGAACCTGTCCGGACCTCGGAGTGGTCCGCCCCATCCCGCAGCCGCTGCGTTCGGTCGTCCGCAGGAGGAGCCTCACCCTGGCGACCGAACAGCGGCGGGCGGTGGAACGTTCCGGAGGTCATGCCGTGCCGCTGGCCGACCTGCTCTCCCCCGAGTTCCTGACCCGGCCGGTGGAGCTGTTCGGACCGGACCGGTTCCACCCCTCCGCCGCCGGGTACGAGATGGCCGCCGAACTGCTGCTGCCGACACTGTGCGACGCGATCGGCGCCTGGGCCGGCGTGCCGGTGCCCAAGGCTCCGGCCCGTTCGGCGGCGGTCGAGGCCCGCAGACCGACCCGCCGATTCGTGGCCCGGTTGAACCTGCGATGGGGCCACCGAGCCGAGAACTGA
- a CDS encoding hypothetical protein (product_source=Hypo-rule applied; superfamily=101751; transmembrane_helix_parts=Outside_1_9,TMhelix_10_32,Inside_33_85) produces the protein MPRLSTSSGTLPLVAGLTTATVLCAVAVFTVVSSGCDDPGSYETNGETVRLVGGCVGREDLPVNPEEVTTPAAPAPSWNVEGAKS, from the coding sequence ATGCCACGGCTGAGTACCTCTTCCGGCACGCTCCCCCTGGTCGCGGGACTGACAACGGCGACGGTACTGTGCGCCGTCGCCGTGTTCACCGTGGTCAGTTCCGGCTGCGACGACCCCGGCAGCTACGAGACGAACGGTGAGACCGTTCGGCTGGTGGGCGGCTGCGTGGGCCGCGAGGACCTGCCGGTGAATCCGGAGGAGGTAACCACGCCCGCCGCACCGGCGCCGTCCTGGAACGTCGAAGGCGCCAAGAGCTGA
- a CDS encoding cystathionine gamma-synthase (product_source=KO:K01739; cath_funfam=3.40.640.10,3.90.1150.10; cog=COG0626; ko=KO:K01739; pfam=PF01053; superfamily=53383) — MTDGFATRAIHAGQHPDSSTGSVIPPIHATSTYAQDGVGNQRAGYEYSRTGNPTRTTLEECLAALESGRYARAFSSGMAATDAVLRGVLRPGDHLVIPDDAYGGTFRLIDKVLTGWGVDYTPVRVSDVDEVRAAIRHNTKVLWVESPTNPLLNIADLAALAELASETSTRLVVDNTFASPYLQQPLSLGADVVVHSTTKYLGGHSDVVGGAVVTSDEEIASGIAFLQNTVGAVPGPFDAWLTLRGIKTLAARMEQHSANAARIAAALREHPKVTRVFYPGLPEHPGHEVAARQMRLFGGMVSFTHADGEQAAVDVCARTRLFTLAESLGGVESLIEHPGRMTHASTAGSLLQVPAELVRVSAGIEDVDDLLQDLLAALE; from the coding sequence ATGACCGACGGTTTCGCCACTCGCGCCATCCACGCGGGGCAGCACCCCGACAGTTCGACCGGCTCCGTGATTCCGCCGATTCACGCGACCTCGACATACGCCCAGGACGGCGTCGGAAACCAGCGAGCGGGCTACGAGTACTCCCGCACCGGCAATCCCACCCGCACCACGCTGGAGGAGTGCCTGGCCGCGCTGGAATCGGGGCGCTACGCACGGGCCTTCTCCTCCGGGATGGCCGCCACCGACGCGGTGCTGCGCGGTGTGCTGCGTCCCGGTGATCACCTGGTCATTCCCGATGACGCCTACGGCGGGACGTTCCGCCTGATCGACAAGGTGCTGACCGGGTGGGGAGTCGACTACACCCCCGTCCGCGTGTCCGACGTGGACGAGGTTCGTGCGGCGATCCGGCACAACACCAAGGTCCTGTGGGTGGAGTCGCCCACCAACCCGCTGCTCAACATCGCCGATCTGGCCGCCCTGGCCGAGCTCGCGTCCGAGACCTCCACACGGCTCGTCGTGGACAACACGTTCGCCTCGCCCTACCTGCAGCAGCCGCTCTCGTTGGGGGCCGACGTGGTGGTGCACTCCACCACGAAGTACCTCGGTGGTCACTCCGATGTGGTCGGTGGTGCCGTGGTTACCTCCGACGAGGAGATCGCTTCCGGAATCGCGTTCCTGCAGAACACCGTAGGCGCGGTTCCCGGGCCGTTCGACGCGTGGCTCACACTGCGCGGCATCAAGACCCTGGCTGCGCGAATGGAGCAGCACAGCGCCAACGCGGCCAGGATCGCCGCGGCGTTGCGGGAACACCCCAAGGTCACCAGGGTGTTCTACCCGGGGCTTCCGGAACACCCCGGCCACGAGGTCGCGGCGCGGCAGATGCGGCTGTTCGGTGGGATGGTGTCGTTCACCCACGCCGACGGGGAACAGGCCGCCGTGGACGTCTGCGCCCGCACCCGGTTGTTCACCCTGGCCGAGTCACTGGGCGGGGTGGAGTCGTTGATCGAACACCCAGGCAGGATGACCCACGCGAGCACAGCGGGATCGCTGTTGCAGGTGCCCGCCGAGCTGGTCCGGGTCTCCGCGGGGATCGAGGACGTCGACGACCTGCTGCAGGACCTGCTCGCCGCCCTGGAGTGA
- a CDS encoding DNA-binding Lrp family transcriptional regulator (product_source=COG1522; cath_funfam=1.10.10.10,3.30.70.920; cog=COG1522; pfam=PF01037,PF13404; smart=SM00344; superfamily=46785,54909), whose translation MTTTSGDDSLDELDARLLLLLSDEPRLPVLECSRRLGVARGTVQARMDRMIRHGILRGFPPELDLAAVGYGLTAFAVLEIAQGQRGSVAEQLSAIDEVCEVHATTGQGDLFVRMVARSNDDLQRVIDRVVAVTGVLRTSTSIALSTPVPPRVRPLLERLADSE comes from the coding sequence GTGACCACCACTTCGGGTGACGATTCGCTGGACGAGCTGGACGCGCGCCTGCTGCTGTTGCTCTCGGACGAGCCCCGCCTGCCGGTGCTGGAGTGCTCCCGCCGGCTGGGCGTGGCGCGTGGCACGGTGCAGGCCCGCATGGACCGGATGATCCGCCACGGCATACTGCGCGGTTTTCCACCGGAACTGGATCTCGCCGCCGTGGGGTACGGGCTGACCGCGTTCGCGGTGTTGGAGATCGCTCAGGGGCAGCGCGGTTCGGTGGCCGAGCAGCTGTCCGCGATAGACGAGGTCTGCGAAGTACACGCCACCACCGGACAGGGTGATCTGTTCGTGCGCATGGTCGCGCGGTCCAACGACGACCTGCAGCGCGTCATCGATCGGGTGGTGGCGGTAACCGGTGTGTTGCGCACTTCCACTTCCATCGCACTGTCCACACCGGTGCCTCCCCGCGTGCGCCCGTTGCTGGAGCGCCTGGCCGATTCCGAGTGA
- a CDS encoding putative YccA/Bax inhibitor family protein (product_source=COG4760; cog=COG4760; pfam=PF12811; transmembrane_helix_parts=Inside_1_51,TMhelix_52_74,Outside_75_78,TMhelix_79_98,Inside_99_104,TMhelix_105_127,Outside_128_131,TMhelix_132_154,Inside_155_166,TMhelix_167_189,Outside_190_203,TMhelix_204_223,Inside_224_235,TMhelix_236_258,Outside_259_267): protein MRTSSNPAFKNLPKGGGYANFNYGQPAGAFGTEGQAPTAPQQTGRPLSIDDIVTKTATTLAITIGTGAATYIIGGAASWGLALPAAIVGFVLALVNIFKKKVSPALVIAYAAVEGVFLGAVSHLFATMVNNPAIIMQAIAGTMGVFGAMLVVYKTGAIRVTPKLTKWVIGAAAGAFTLMLVNLVAGFFVEGGLGIRSSDGGPLAIGFSLLCIGIAAFVFLLDFDQADSAIKSGVDARFAWYIAFSLMVTLVWLYLEILRLLSYLQSD from the coding sequence TTGCGCACAAGCAGCAACCCTGCGTTCAAGAACCTGCCCAAGGGTGGGGGGTACGCGAACTTCAACTACGGCCAGCCCGCCGGTGCCTTCGGGACCGAGGGGCAGGCCCCCACCGCTCCGCAGCAGACCGGACGGCCGCTGTCGATCGACGACATCGTGACCAAGACGGCCACCACGCTGGCGATCACGATCGGTACCGGTGCGGCCACCTACATCATCGGTGGTGCCGCTTCCTGGGGACTGGCGCTCCCGGCGGCGATCGTCGGGTTCGTACTGGCGTTGGTCAACATCTTCAAGAAGAAGGTGAGCCCGGCGCTGGTCATCGCCTACGCCGCCGTCGAGGGTGTGTTCCTCGGCGCGGTGAGCCATCTGTTCGCCACGATGGTGAACAACCCGGCCATCATCATGCAGGCCATCGCGGGCACCATGGGTGTGTTCGGGGCCATGCTGGTGGTCTACAAGACCGGTGCGATCCGGGTTACCCCGAAGCTGACCAAGTGGGTCATCGGCGCGGCGGCGGGTGCCTTCACGCTGATGCTGGTCAACCTGGTCGCCGGTTTCTTCGTCGAGGGTGGCCTCGGCATCCGCAGCAGCGACGGCGGTCCGCTCGCCATCGGCTTCAGCCTGCTGTGCATCGGTATCGCCGCGTTCGTGTTCCTGCTGGACTTCGACCAGGCGGACAGCGCCATCAAGAGCGGTGTGGACGCCAGGTTCGCCTGGTACATCGCGTTCAGCCTGATGGTCACGCTGGTGTGGCTGTACCTGGAGATCCTGCGGCTGCTGTCCTACCTGCAGAGCGACTAG
- a CDS encoding 4-hydroxyphenylpyruvate dioxygenase (product_source=KO:K00457; cath_funfam=3.10.180.10; cog=COG3185; ko=KO:K00457; pfam=PF00903; superfamily=54593; tigrfam=TIGR01263): MTETANQSTGTAERDDVTFEQMKQLVGLVPHDPDRDPFPVRAMDAVVFISGNATQSAVFYQSALGMKLIAYRGPETGHRDHRAYVLKSGSARFVLKGAVDPDSSLADHHREHGDGVCDLSLEVTDVDKCVAHAREQGATVLEEPTDVSDEHGTVRHASIATYGQTRHSLIDRSGYSGPYFPGYVAKDSGYRKPEGAPKRVFQAIDHCVGNVPMGEMDRWVSFYNRVMGFVNMTEFIGDDIATEYSALMSKVVANGNHRVKFPLNEPAVGRKKSQIDEFLEFYGDSGCQHIALATNDIIASVTAMRAAGVEFLGVPDSYYDDPQLRARIGEVRLPIETLKEHGILVDRDEDGYLLQIFTKPIGDRPTMFFELIERHGSLGFGIGNFKALFQAIEREQELRGNL, encoded by the coding sequence GTGACCGAGACCGCCAACCAAAGCACCGGGACCGCCGAACGTGACGACGTGACGTTCGAGCAGATGAAGCAACTGGTCGGCCTGGTCCCGCACGACCCGGACCGGGACCCGTTCCCGGTCAGAGCCATGGACGCGGTCGTGTTCATCTCGGGAAACGCGACGCAGAGCGCGGTGTTCTACCAGAGCGCACTGGGCATGAAGCTGATCGCCTACCGGGGACCGGAAACCGGTCACCGCGACCACCGGGCCTACGTGCTCAAGTCCGGTTCGGCGCGGTTCGTGCTCAAGGGCGCGGTCGACCCCGACAGCTCACTGGCCGATCACCACCGCGAGCACGGTGACGGGGTGTGCGACCTGTCCCTGGAGGTCACCGATGTCGACAAGTGCGTGGCACACGCCCGGGAGCAGGGAGCCACCGTGCTGGAGGAGCCGACGGACGTCTCCGACGAGCACGGCACGGTGCGCCACGCCTCGATAGCCACCTACGGGCAGACCAGGCACAGCCTCATCGACCGGTCGGGGTACTCCGGTCCGTACTTCCCCGGCTACGTCGCCAAGGACAGCGGGTACCGCAAACCGGAGGGAGCACCGAAACGGGTGTTCCAGGCGATCGACCACTGCGTCGGCAACGTGCCGATGGGCGAGATGGACCGGTGGGTGTCGTTCTACAACCGCGTCATGGGCTTCGTGAACATGACCGAGTTCATCGGTGACGACATCGCCACCGAGTACTCGGCGCTGATGAGCAAGGTCGTGGCCAACGGCAACCACCGGGTCAAGTTCCCGCTCAACGAACCCGCGGTCGGCAGGAAGAAATCGCAGATAGACGAGTTCCTGGAGTTCTACGGCGATTCGGGGTGTCAGCACATCGCGCTGGCCACCAACGACATCATCGCCAGCGTGACCGCGATGCGCGCTGCGGGAGTCGAGTTCCTCGGGGTTCCCGACTCCTACTACGACGATCCACAGCTGCGTGCCCGGATCGGTGAGGTGCGGCTGCCCATCGAAACGCTCAAGGAGCACGGGATTCTGGTGGATCGGGACGAGGACGGCTACCTGCTGCAGATCTTCACCAAACCGATCGGGGACCGCCCGACGATGTTCTTCGAACTCATCGAACGCCACGGCTCGCTCGGGTTCGGTATCGGCAATTTCAAGGCGCTGTTCCAGGCGATAGAGCGGGAGCAGGAACTGCGCGGCAACCTCTGA
- a CDS encoding cystathionine beta-synthase (product_source=KO:K01697; cath_funfam=3.10.580.10,3.40.50.1100; cog=COG0031,COG3620; ko=KO:K01697; pfam=PF00291,PF00571; smart=SM00116; superfamily=53686,54631; tigrfam=TIGR01137), translating to MDYVEHVADLVGDTPLVRLNSLTKPGNARVLVKVEYFNPGGSVKDRIAERMIEAAEESGELPPGGTIVEPTSGNTGVGLAMIAQRKGYRCVFVCPDKVSEDKRNVLEAYGAEVVVCPTAVPPEHEDSYYSVSDRLAAQDGYWKPNQYDNPANPESHYHSTGPEIWKQTEGSVTHFVAGIGTGGTISGIGHYLKEVSEGRVRIVGADPEGSVYSGGHGRPYLVEGVGEDFWPNTYDRDICDEIISVSDGDSFRMTRELARQEALLVGGSCGMAVVAALRLAERVDPEDVIVVMLPDSGRGYLTKVFNDSWMASYGFLPPGHSGGSIGDVLRRKDGTMPELVHVHPNETVAEAVAILREFSVSQMPVVKAEPPVMAAEVAGAINERDLLDELFAGRANLADRVETHMSPRLPTIGAGEDINSAMRALKNADGAMVLVDGKPAGVVTRQDVLAFIAGR from the coding sequence GTGGACTACGTGGAGCACGTGGCCGATCTTGTCGGTGACACACCGTTGGTGCGGCTGAACTCACTGACAAAGCCCGGGAACGCCCGGGTGCTGGTCAAAGTCGAATACTTCAATCCCGGCGGCAGCGTCAAGGACCGGATCGCCGAGCGCATGATCGAGGCCGCCGAGGAGTCGGGGGAACTCCCGCCGGGAGGCACCATCGTGGAGCCCACCTCGGGCAACACCGGTGTCGGGCTGGCGATGATCGCCCAGCGCAAGGGCTACCGTTGCGTGTTCGTCTGCCCGGACAAGGTCAGCGAGGACAAGCGCAACGTCCTGGAGGCCTACGGTGCCGAGGTCGTCGTGTGCCCGACCGCGGTGCCACCCGAGCACGAGGACTCCTACTACAGCGTCTCCGACCGGCTGGCGGCGCAGGACGGTTACTGGAAACCCAACCAGTACGACAATCCCGCCAATCCCGAGTCGCACTACCACTCGACCGGTCCGGAGATCTGGAAGCAGACCGAGGGGAGCGTGACGCACTTCGTCGCGGGGATCGGTACCGGTGGCACGATCTCCGGTATCGGGCACTACCTCAAGGAGGTCTCGGAGGGGCGGGTCCGCATCGTCGGTGCCGATCCCGAGGGCTCGGTCTACTCCGGCGGACACGGGCGTCCCTACCTGGTCGAGGGCGTCGGCGAGGACTTCTGGCCGAACACCTACGACCGCGATATCTGCGACGAGATCATCTCCGTCTCCGACGGGGACTCCTTCCGGATGACCAGGGAACTGGCTCGGCAGGAGGCGCTGCTGGTCGGCGGCTCCTGCGGCATGGCCGTGGTCGCGGCGCTGCGGCTGGCGGAACGCGTCGATCCCGAGGACGTGATCGTGGTGATGCTGCCCGACAGCGGGCGCGGTTACCTCACCAAGGTCTTCAACGACTCCTGGATGGCCTCCTACGGATTCCTCCCCCCGGGGCACAGTGGCGGTTCGATCGGGGACGTCCTCCGGCGCAAGGACGGCACCATGCCCGAACTGGTGCACGTACATCCGAACGAGACGGTCGCCGAGGCTGTGGCGATCCTTCGCGAGTTCAGCGTGTCCCAGATGCCGGTGGTAAAGGCCGAGCCCCCGGTCATGGCGGCCGAGGTAGCGGGCGCGATCAACGAGCGCGACCTGCTGGACGAGCTGTTCGCGGGCAGGGCCAACCTGGCCGACCGGGTCGAGACCCACATGTCGCCGCGGCTGCCCACGATCGGAGCCGGTGAGGACATCAACTCGGCCATGCGGGCGCTCAAGAACGCCGACGGCGCGATGGTGCTGGTCGACGGCAAACCGGCCGGCGTCGTCACCAGGCAGGACGTGCTCGCCTTCATCGCGGGGCGCTGA
- a CDS encoding transcription elongation factor GreA (product_source=KO:K03624; cath_funfam=1.10.287.180,3.10.50.30; cog=COG0782; ko=KO:K03624; pfam=PF01272,PF03449; superfamily=46557,54534; tigrfam=TIGR01462): protein MSDTQATWLTQDAYDRLKGELDELVAERPAIAAKINEAREEGDLKENGGYHAAREEQGQLEGRIRQLQELLRNAKVGDVPTESGVARPGSVLTVRFEGENEEEKFLLANREEGAHGDLEVYSPSSPLGKALLDAAEGDVCEYDLPNGGKMQVTLIKAEPFQG, encoded by the coding sequence GTGAGCGATACCCAGGCGACCTGGCTGACCCAAGATGCTTACGACCGGCTCAAGGGTGAGCTGGACGAGCTCGTGGCCGAGCGCCCGGCGATCGCTGCGAAGATCAACGAAGCTCGCGAAGAGGGCGACCTCAAGGAGAACGGCGGATACCACGCCGCGCGCGAGGAGCAGGGACAGCTGGAGGGACGTATCCGCCAGCTGCAGGAGTTGCTGCGCAACGCCAAGGTCGGCGACGTTCCGACCGAGTCCGGTGTGGCACGTCCCGGCTCGGTGCTGACCGTGCGGTTCGAGGGCGAGAACGAGGAGGAGAAATTCCTGCTCGCCAACCGCGAGGAAGGCGCCCACGGTGATCTGGAGGTCTATTCCCCCAGCTCGCCGCTCGGCAAGGCTCTGCTGGACGCCGCCGAGGGCGACGTCTGCGAGTACGACCTGCCCAACGGCGGCAAGATGCAGGTGACACTGATCAAGGCGGAGCCGTTCCAGGGCTGA
- a CDS encoding putative RDD family membrane protein YckC (product_source=COG1714; cog=COG1714; pfam=PF06271; transmembrane_helix_parts=Inside_1_239,TMhelix_240_262,Outside_263_276,TMhelix_277_299,Inside_300_496): MSSPQSPEGGNQEERQPDSSFEQQSGNAEADASTPDSTQKISSRMNPQETEQPESGQQGDRSSGADSTQVVNPAQAMQQMEQSPQPQPQQEGGTTQVVPPSMQQPQPMYEQPGLGGQQSGGFATQPPGAQPPQMPGQPGMPGQPPGQQGMPGQTPGQQPMPGQPPQMPGQQPGGHPGMPGTPSGGFPAQQPPPPGQPGPFGAPPQQPGQPSGGNQSGAVVPVGPPVEWGDRAKSYLIDGIAPGVVYGIIYAIAMAMVLGGTASSVSSGGTSGGGAALFGGILMFLASLGLLGFLVWNYGYKQGTTGQSLGRGFAKTMLISETTGRPVGFGYAFLRYLCHIVDSLPLGIGFLAPLWDPKNQTWADKIMGTVVVPAAPAGPGGPGGQPGMPGQPGMAPGQQYAQPYGQPYGQPYPGQPGQPMPGQPMPGQPVPGQQPMPGQPMPGQPMPGQQPAPGQPPQGPPQQGPPQQGQQPMPGQPYGPPPGGYPPQPPGQPPQW; the protein is encoded by the coding sequence ATGAGCTCTCCGCAATCACCCGAAGGTGGTAACCAGGAGGAGCGGCAGCCGGATTCGTCCTTCGAGCAGCAGTCCGGCAACGCCGAGGCCGACGCGTCCACCCCGGACTCGACACAGAAGATCTCCTCGCGGATGAATCCGCAGGAGACGGAGCAGCCGGAGAGCGGGCAACAGGGCGATCGGAGTTCCGGCGCGGATTCGACGCAGGTCGTCAATCCCGCGCAGGCCATGCAACAGATGGAACAGTCCCCGCAGCCGCAGCCACAGCAGGAGGGCGGGACCACCCAGGTCGTTCCGCCGTCCATGCAGCAGCCGCAGCCGATGTACGAACAACCCGGCCTGGGGGGACAGCAGTCCGGTGGTTTCGCGACGCAGCCGCCGGGTGCGCAACCACCCCAGATGCCGGGGCAACCCGGTATGCCCGGGCAACCTCCCGGGCAGCAGGGCATGCCGGGGCAGACCCCCGGGCAGCAGCCGATGCCCGGCCAGCCGCCGCAGATGCCCGGGCAGCAACCCGGTGGTCACCCGGGGATGCCCGGCACACCCAGTGGTGGGTTCCCGGCACAGCAGCCACCACCGCCGGGACAGCCCGGGCCGTTCGGCGCGCCACCGCAGCAGCCGGGGCAGCCGTCCGGTGGCAACCAGTCCGGGGCGGTCGTCCCGGTAGGACCGCCGGTGGAGTGGGGCGACCGTGCGAAGAGCTACCTCATCGACGGCATCGCCCCCGGCGTGGTTTACGGCATCATCTACGCGATCGCCATGGCCATGGTGCTCGGAGGCACTGCCAGCAGCGTTTCCAGTGGCGGGACGAGCGGCGGTGGTGCCGCTCTTTTCGGCGGCATACTGATGTTTCTCGCCTCGCTCGGACTGCTCGGCTTCCTGGTCTGGAACTACGGTTACAAGCAGGGCACCACCGGGCAGTCCCTCGGCCGCGGCTTCGCCAAGACCATGCTGATAAGCGAGACAACCGGCAGGCCGGTCGGGTTCGGTTACGCCTTCCTGCGCTACCTCTGCCACATCGTCGACAGCCTTCCGCTCGGCATCGGTTTCCTGGCGCCGCTCTGGGATCCCAAGAACCAGACCTGGGCCGACAAGATCATGGGTACGGTCGTCGTCCCCGCCGCTCCGGCCGGACCCGGTGGTCCCGGCGGCCAACCCGGCATGCCCGGCCAACCCGGCATGGCTCCCGGACAGCAGTACGCCCAGCCCTACGGCCAGCCCTACGGCCAGCCCTATCCGGGGCAGCCCGGCCAGCCGATGCCCGGCCAGCCGATGCCCGGTCAACCTGTGCCGGGCCAGCAGCCCATGCCCGGCCAGCCGATGCCGGGGCAACCCATGCCCGGTCAACAGCCCGCACCGGGTCAGCCGCCGCAGGGCCCGCCCCAGCAAGGGCCCCCGCAGCAGGGTCAACAGCCCATGCCCGGCCAGCCCTACGGTCCGCCACCCGGTGGGTACCCGCCCCAGCCACCCGGACAGCCACCGCAGTGGTGA